A stretch of Apis cerana isolate GH-2021 linkage group LG1, AcerK_1.0, whole genome shotgun sequence DNA encodes these proteins:
- the LOC108003559 gene encoding mesoderm induction early response protein 1 isoform X5, whose product MGPATEMMVNDFDDERTLDEEEALEGSEDSHNELSNLQKEGDMPLKDLLAMYGYGDPSTENSNSSDRMLIPSGSGDPEIEGQYSDKGDNDADDDEDDDEADATSNEPDLKQFYTEMLVKGKDSSSLVSGSTMKGNNTNSVGTGDNSRRHRIHDDDEDDEEGEVEECSMMDGCSNNESTRTTSTIGSNTAKCSSITALASCTTNDNTGGGVEINVSSGMVDGGEDGIVSSGIGTSRLLRSVSRPQSEEEEDDCDYSPDEEEWKKTIMVGINYQAAIPEGLCHYDDALPYENEDKMLWDPSHIPEEETEEFLERAQLPAVKGGSLPTGSHIRDDEQALYLLLQCGYNLEEALRRRRMNVVPPTDAVSLWSEEECHNFESGLRSYGKDFHLIQKNKVRTRSVGELVQFYYLWKKTERHDIFTYKARLEKKKYALHPGITRDYMDRFLEEQEGVRDRSSSPNVHCLLYGDAKRQRSTVSVPNNEEAKSAEPWDGSVIDSLVDSNGPTPVPPPPPPPPPPPPISTAVTVSSGSVSTILSTSIYCTATTRHSDCSPSDSSYTNPHMWSNLTSRNHSTSCIVTTISINTTTSSTVPMVTAIGITSTVTSSSTITSTASNNFYRSRVTSRNNDVHDTPSPENILPHLPP is encoded by the exons ATGGGTCCAGCTACAGAAATGATGGTAAATGATTTTGATGATGAGCGGACTTTAGATGAAGAAGAAGCTTTAGAAGGTAGTGAAGATTCTCACAACGAGTTGTCCAACTTACAAAAG GAAGGTGATATGCCACTAAAAGACCTACTTGCGATGTATGGATACGGGGATCCATCAACGGAAAATTCAAACAGTTCAGATCGAATGTTAATTCCATCTGGAAGCGGCGATCCAGAAATTGAAGGACAATATTCAGATAAAGGAGATAATGATGCAGATGATGATGAAGATGATGATGAAGCGGATGCAACTAGTAATGAACCAGAtctcaaacaattttatacagaaatgttggtaaaaggaaaagattcaTCGTCGTTAGTATCAGGATCAACAATGAAAGGAAATAATACCAATAGTGTAGGTACTGGAGATAATAGCAGACGACATAGAATTCATGACGATGATGAAGATGATGAAGAAGGTGAAGTGGAAGAATGTTCTATGATGGATGGTTGTAGTAACAATGAAAGCACAAGAACAACTTCAACTATTGGTAGTAATACTGCTAAATGTAGCAGTATAACCGCACTTGCTAGCTGTACAACAAATGATAATACTGGTGGTGGAGTAGAAATTAATGTTAGCAGTGGTATGGTAGACGGAGGAGAAGATGGAATAGTTAGTAGTGGTATAGGCACATCAAGATTACTAAGAAGTGTTTCACGACCACaaagcgaagaagaagaagatgattGTGATTATAGTCCAGATgaagaagaatggaaaaagaCAATCATGGTTGGTATTAATTATCAAGCAGCTATACCAGAAGGTCTTTGCCATTATGACGATGCTTTACCTTATGAAAATGAGGATAAGATGTTATGGGATCCTAGCCATATACCTGAAGAGGAAACTGAAGAGTTCTTAGAACGGGCACAATTACCAGCTGTAAAAGGTGGTTCTCTTCCTACAGGGTCACATATCAGAGATGATGAACaagctttatatttattgttacaatGTGGCTATAATCTTGAAGAGGCATTAAGGAGACGAAGAATGAACGTCGTACCACCAACAGATGCTGTTAGTCTGTGGTCAGAAGAAGAGTGTCATAATTTTGAATCTGGATTACGAAGTTATGGAAAAGATTTCCatcttatacaaaaaaataag gtTAGAACGCGATCTGTTGGAGAATTAgtgcaattttattatctttggaAGAAAACAGAAAGGcatgatatatttacatacaaaGCTcgtttggaaaagaaaaaatatgctTTACATCCTGGTATCAC CAGGGACTATATGGACCGATTTCTGGAAGAACAAGAGGGTGTTCGCGATCGTAGCAGTTCACCAAACGTTCATTGTTTACTATACGGTGATGCGAAACGACAAAGGTCAACCGTTAGTGTTCCAAATAATGAGGAAGCAAAATCAGCGGAACCATGGGATGGTTCTGTAATTGATTCTTTAGTAGATTCAAATGGACCGACGCCAGTACCACCGCCACCCCCACCTCCACCTCCACCACCACCGATATCAACTGCTGTAACTGTATCTTCAGGTTCTGTTTCAACTATATTGTCAACATCTATATATTGTACTGCGACAACtcgtcattccgattgttCACCGTCCGATTCTAGCTATACAAATCCACATATGTGGTCGAATTTAACATCTCGAAATCATTCTACCTCCTGTATCGTAACGACGATCTCAATAAATACGACAACTTCAAGTACTGTTCCAATGGTTACGGCCATTGGAATCACAAGCACGGTTACAAGCAGTTCTACCATCACTTCTACTGcctctaataatttttatcgctcGCGAGTAACGTCGAGAAACAATGATGTGCATGATACACCATCACCGGAGAACATTTTACCTCATTTACCTCCTTAG
- the LOC108003559 gene encoding mesoderm induction early response protein 1 isoform X1, translating into MAAGNSNNNYYFDRDYDMGPATEMMVNDFDDERTLDEEEALEGSEDSHNELSNLQKEGDMPLKDLLAMYGYGDPSTENSNSSDRMLIPSGSGDPEIEGQYSDKGDNDADDDEDDDEADATSNEPDLKQFYTEMLVKGKDSSSLVSGSTMKGNNTNSVGTGDNSRRHRIHDDDEDDEEGEVEECSMMDGCSNNESTRTTSTIGSNTAKCSSITALASCTTNDNTGGGVEINVSSGMVDGGEDGIVSSGIGTSRLLRSVSRPQSEEEEDDCDYSPDEEEWKKTIMVGINYQAAIPEGLCHYDDALPYENEDKMLWDPSHIPEEETEEFLERAQLPAVKGGSLPTGSHIRDDEQALYLLLQCGYNLEEALRRRRMNVVPPTDAVSLWSEEECHNFESGLRSYGKDFHLIQKNKVRTRSVGELVQFYYLWKKTERHDIFTYKARLEKKKYALHPGITRDYMDRFLEEQEGVRDRSSSPNVHCLLYGDAKRQRSTVSVPNNEEAKSAEPWDGSVIDSLVDSNGPTPVPPPPPPPPPPPPISTAVTVSSGSVSTILSTSIYCTATTRHSDCSPSDSSYTNPHMWSNLTSRNHSTSCIVTTISINTTTSSTVPMVTAIGITSTVTSSSTITSTASNNFYRSRVTSRNNDVHDTPSPENILPHLPP; encoded by the exons ATGGCGGCCGgtaattccaataataattattattttg ATCGAGATTACGATATGGGTCCAGCTACAGAAATGATGGTAAATGATTTTGATGATGAGCGGACTTTAGATGAAGAAGAAGCTTTAGAAGGTAGTGAAGATTCTCACAACGAGTTGTCCAACTTACAAAAG GAAGGTGATATGCCACTAAAAGACCTACTTGCGATGTATGGATACGGGGATCCATCAACGGAAAATTCAAACAGTTCAGATCGAATGTTAATTCCATCTGGAAGCGGCGATCCAGAAATTGAAGGACAATATTCAGATAAAGGAGATAATGATGCAGATGATGATGAAGATGATGATGAAGCGGATGCAACTAGTAATGAACCAGAtctcaaacaattttatacagaaatgttggtaaaaggaaaagattcaTCGTCGTTAGTATCAGGATCAACAATGAAAGGAAATAATACCAATAGTGTAGGTACTGGAGATAATAGCAGACGACATAGAATTCATGACGATGATGAAGATGATGAAGAAGGTGAAGTGGAAGAATGTTCTATGATGGATGGTTGTAGTAACAATGAAAGCACAAGAACAACTTCAACTATTGGTAGTAATACTGCTAAATGTAGCAGTATAACCGCACTTGCTAGCTGTACAACAAATGATAATACTGGTGGTGGAGTAGAAATTAATGTTAGCAGTGGTATGGTAGACGGAGGAGAAGATGGAATAGTTAGTAGTGGTATAGGCACATCAAGATTACTAAGAAGTGTTTCACGACCACaaagcgaagaagaagaagatgattGTGATTATAGTCCAGATgaagaagaatggaaaaagaCAATCATGGTTGGTATTAATTATCAAGCAGCTATACCAGAAGGTCTTTGCCATTATGACGATGCTTTACCTTATGAAAATGAGGATAAGATGTTATGGGATCCTAGCCATATACCTGAAGAGGAAACTGAAGAGTTCTTAGAACGGGCACAATTACCAGCTGTAAAAGGTGGTTCTCTTCCTACAGGGTCACATATCAGAGATGATGAACaagctttatatttattgttacaatGTGGCTATAATCTTGAAGAGGCATTAAGGAGACGAAGAATGAACGTCGTACCACCAACAGATGCTGTTAGTCTGTGGTCAGAAGAAGAGTGTCATAATTTTGAATCTGGATTACGAAGTTATGGAAAAGATTTCCatcttatacaaaaaaataag gtTAGAACGCGATCTGTTGGAGAATTAgtgcaattttattatctttggaAGAAAACAGAAAGGcatgatatatttacatacaaaGCTcgtttggaaaagaaaaaatatgctTTACATCCTGGTATCAC CAGGGACTATATGGACCGATTTCTGGAAGAACAAGAGGGTGTTCGCGATCGTAGCAGTTCACCAAACGTTCATTGTTTACTATACGGTGATGCGAAACGACAAAGGTCAACCGTTAGTGTTCCAAATAATGAGGAAGCAAAATCAGCGGAACCATGGGATGGTTCTGTAATTGATTCTTTAGTAGATTCAAATGGACCGACGCCAGTACCACCGCCACCCCCACCTCCACCTCCACCACCACCGATATCAACTGCTGTAACTGTATCTTCAGGTTCTGTTTCAACTATATTGTCAACATCTATATATTGTACTGCGACAACtcgtcattccgattgttCACCGTCCGATTCTAGCTATACAAATCCACATATGTGGTCGAATTTAACATCTCGAAATCATTCTACCTCCTGTATCGTAACGACGATCTCAATAAATACGACAACTTCAAGTACTGTTCCAATGGTTACGGCCATTGGAATCACAAGCACGGTTACAAGCAGTTCTACCATCACTTCTACTGcctctaataatttttatcgctcGCGAGTAACGTCGAGAAACAATGATGTGCATGATACACCATCACCGGAGAACATTTTACCTCATTTACCTCCTTAG
- the LOC108003559 gene encoding mesoderm induction early response protein 1 isoform X2, with translation MAAGNSNNNYYFDRDYDMGPATEMMVNDFDDERTLDEEEALEGSEDSHNELSNLQKEGDMPLKDLLAMYGYGDPSTENSNSSDRMLIPSGSGDPEIEGQYSDKGDNDADDDEDDDEADATSNEPDLKQFYTEMLVKGKDSSSLVSGSTMKGNNTNSVGTGDNSRRHRIHDDDEDDEEGEVEECSMMDGCSNNESTRTTSTIGSNTAKCSSITALASCTTNDNTGGGVEINVSSGMVDGGEDGIVSSGIGTSRLLRSVSRPQSEEEEDDCDYSPDEEEWKKTIMVGINYQAAIPEGLCHYDDALPYENEDKMLWDPSHIPEEETEEFLERAQLPAVKGGSLPTGSHIRDDEQALYLLLQCGYNLEEALRRRRMNVVPPTDAVSLWSEEECHNFESGLRSYGKDFHLIQKNKVRTRSVGELVQFYYLWKKTERHDIFTYKARLEKKKYALHPGITDYMDRFLEEQEGVRDRSSSPNVHCLLYGDAKRQRSTVSVPNNEEAKSAEPWDGSVIDSLVDSNGPTPVPPPPPPPPPPPPISTAVTVSSGSVSTILSTSIYCTATTRHSDCSPSDSSYTNPHMWSNLTSRNHSTSCIVTTISINTTTSSTVPMVTAIGITSTVTSSSTITSTASNNFYRSRVTSRNNDVHDTPSPENILPHLPP, from the exons ATGGCGGCCGgtaattccaataataattattattttg ATCGAGATTACGATATGGGTCCAGCTACAGAAATGATGGTAAATGATTTTGATGATGAGCGGACTTTAGATGAAGAAGAAGCTTTAGAAGGTAGTGAAGATTCTCACAACGAGTTGTCCAACTTACAAAAG GAAGGTGATATGCCACTAAAAGACCTACTTGCGATGTATGGATACGGGGATCCATCAACGGAAAATTCAAACAGTTCAGATCGAATGTTAATTCCATCTGGAAGCGGCGATCCAGAAATTGAAGGACAATATTCAGATAAAGGAGATAATGATGCAGATGATGATGAAGATGATGATGAAGCGGATGCAACTAGTAATGAACCAGAtctcaaacaattttatacagaaatgttggtaaaaggaaaagattcaTCGTCGTTAGTATCAGGATCAACAATGAAAGGAAATAATACCAATAGTGTAGGTACTGGAGATAATAGCAGACGACATAGAATTCATGACGATGATGAAGATGATGAAGAAGGTGAAGTGGAAGAATGTTCTATGATGGATGGTTGTAGTAACAATGAAAGCACAAGAACAACTTCAACTATTGGTAGTAATACTGCTAAATGTAGCAGTATAACCGCACTTGCTAGCTGTACAACAAATGATAATACTGGTGGTGGAGTAGAAATTAATGTTAGCAGTGGTATGGTAGACGGAGGAGAAGATGGAATAGTTAGTAGTGGTATAGGCACATCAAGATTACTAAGAAGTGTTTCACGACCACaaagcgaagaagaagaagatgattGTGATTATAGTCCAGATgaagaagaatggaaaaagaCAATCATGGTTGGTATTAATTATCAAGCAGCTATACCAGAAGGTCTTTGCCATTATGACGATGCTTTACCTTATGAAAATGAGGATAAGATGTTATGGGATCCTAGCCATATACCTGAAGAGGAAACTGAAGAGTTCTTAGAACGGGCACAATTACCAGCTGTAAAAGGTGGTTCTCTTCCTACAGGGTCACATATCAGAGATGATGAACaagctttatatttattgttacaatGTGGCTATAATCTTGAAGAGGCATTAAGGAGACGAAGAATGAACGTCGTACCACCAACAGATGCTGTTAGTCTGTGGTCAGAAGAAGAGTGTCATAATTTTGAATCTGGATTACGAAGTTATGGAAAAGATTTCCatcttatacaaaaaaataag gtTAGAACGCGATCTGTTGGAGAATTAgtgcaattttattatctttggaAGAAAACAGAAAGGcatgatatatttacatacaaaGCTcgtttggaaaagaaaaaatatgctTTACATCCTGGTATCAC GGACTATATGGACCGATTTCTGGAAGAACAAGAGGGTGTTCGCGATCGTAGCAGTTCACCAAACGTTCATTGTTTACTATACGGTGATGCGAAACGACAAAGGTCAACCGTTAGTGTTCCAAATAATGAGGAAGCAAAATCAGCGGAACCATGGGATGGTTCTGTAATTGATTCTTTAGTAGATTCAAATGGACCGACGCCAGTACCACCGCCACCCCCACCTCCACCTCCACCACCACCGATATCAACTGCTGTAACTGTATCTTCAGGTTCTGTTTCAACTATATTGTCAACATCTATATATTGTACTGCGACAACtcgtcattccgattgttCACCGTCCGATTCTAGCTATACAAATCCACATATGTGGTCGAATTTAACATCTCGAAATCATTCTACCTCCTGTATCGTAACGACGATCTCAATAAATACGACAACTTCAAGTACTGTTCCAATGGTTACGGCCATTGGAATCACAAGCACGGTTACAAGCAGTTCTACCATCACTTCTACTGcctctaataatttttatcgctcGCGAGTAACGTCGAGAAACAATGATGTGCATGATACACCATCACCGGAGAACATTTTACCTCATTTACCTCCTTAG
- the LOC108003559 gene encoding mesoderm induction early response protein 1 isoform X3 yields MADRDYDMGPATEMMVNDFDDERTLDEEEALEGSEDSHNELSNLQKEGDMPLKDLLAMYGYGDPSTENSNSSDRMLIPSGSGDPEIEGQYSDKGDNDADDDEDDDEADATSNEPDLKQFYTEMLVKGKDSSSLVSGSTMKGNNTNSVGTGDNSRRHRIHDDDEDDEEGEVEECSMMDGCSNNESTRTTSTIGSNTAKCSSITALASCTTNDNTGGGVEINVSSGMVDGGEDGIVSSGIGTSRLLRSVSRPQSEEEEDDCDYSPDEEEWKKTIMVGINYQAAIPEGLCHYDDALPYENEDKMLWDPSHIPEEETEEFLERAQLPAVKGGSLPTGSHIRDDEQALYLLLQCGYNLEEALRRRRMNVVPPTDAVSLWSEEECHNFESGLRSYGKDFHLIQKNKVRTRSVGELVQFYYLWKKTERHDIFTYKARLEKKKYALHPGITRDYMDRFLEEQEGVRDRSSSPNVHCLLYGDAKRQRSTVSVPNNEEAKSAEPWDGSVIDSLVDSNGPTPVPPPPPPPPPPPPISTAVTVSSGSVSTILSTSIYCTATTRHSDCSPSDSSYTNPHMWSNLTSRNHSTSCIVTTISINTTTSSTVPMVTAIGITSTVTSSSTITSTASNNFYRSRVTSRNNDVHDTPSPENILPHLPP; encoded by the exons AT gGCAGATCGAGATTACGATATGGGTCCAGCTACAGAAATGATGGTAAATGATTTTGATGATGAGCGGACTTTAGATGAAGAAGAAGCTTTAGAAGGTAGTGAAGATTCTCACAACGAGTTGTCCAACTTACAAAAG GAAGGTGATATGCCACTAAAAGACCTACTTGCGATGTATGGATACGGGGATCCATCAACGGAAAATTCAAACAGTTCAGATCGAATGTTAATTCCATCTGGAAGCGGCGATCCAGAAATTGAAGGACAATATTCAGATAAAGGAGATAATGATGCAGATGATGATGAAGATGATGATGAAGCGGATGCAACTAGTAATGAACCAGAtctcaaacaattttatacagaaatgttggtaaaaggaaaagattcaTCGTCGTTAGTATCAGGATCAACAATGAAAGGAAATAATACCAATAGTGTAGGTACTGGAGATAATAGCAGACGACATAGAATTCATGACGATGATGAAGATGATGAAGAAGGTGAAGTGGAAGAATGTTCTATGATGGATGGTTGTAGTAACAATGAAAGCACAAGAACAACTTCAACTATTGGTAGTAATACTGCTAAATGTAGCAGTATAACCGCACTTGCTAGCTGTACAACAAATGATAATACTGGTGGTGGAGTAGAAATTAATGTTAGCAGTGGTATGGTAGACGGAGGAGAAGATGGAATAGTTAGTAGTGGTATAGGCACATCAAGATTACTAAGAAGTGTTTCACGACCACaaagcgaagaagaagaagatgattGTGATTATAGTCCAGATgaagaagaatggaaaaagaCAATCATGGTTGGTATTAATTATCAAGCAGCTATACCAGAAGGTCTTTGCCATTATGACGATGCTTTACCTTATGAAAATGAGGATAAGATGTTATGGGATCCTAGCCATATACCTGAAGAGGAAACTGAAGAGTTCTTAGAACGGGCACAATTACCAGCTGTAAAAGGTGGTTCTCTTCCTACAGGGTCACATATCAGAGATGATGAACaagctttatatttattgttacaatGTGGCTATAATCTTGAAGAGGCATTAAGGAGACGAAGAATGAACGTCGTACCACCAACAGATGCTGTTAGTCTGTGGTCAGAAGAAGAGTGTCATAATTTTGAATCTGGATTACGAAGTTATGGAAAAGATTTCCatcttatacaaaaaaataag gtTAGAACGCGATCTGTTGGAGAATTAgtgcaattttattatctttggaAGAAAACAGAAAGGcatgatatatttacatacaaaGCTcgtttggaaaagaaaaaatatgctTTACATCCTGGTATCAC CAGGGACTATATGGACCGATTTCTGGAAGAACAAGAGGGTGTTCGCGATCGTAGCAGTTCACCAAACGTTCATTGTTTACTATACGGTGATGCGAAACGACAAAGGTCAACCGTTAGTGTTCCAAATAATGAGGAAGCAAAATCAGCGGAACCATGGGATGGTTCTGTAATTGATTCTTTAGTAGATTCAAATGGACCGACGCCAGTACCACCGCCACCCCCACCTCCACCTCCACCACCACCGATATCAACTGCTGTAACTGTATCTTCAGGTTCTGTTTCAACTATATTGTCAACATCTATATATTGTACTGCGACAACtcgtcattccgattgttCACCGTCCGATTCTAGCTATACAAATCCACATATGTGGTCGAATTTAACATCTCGAAATCATTCTACCTCCTGTATCGTAACGACGATCTCAATAAATACGACAACTTCAAGTACTGTTCCAATGGTTACGGCCATTGGAATCACAAGCACGGTTACAAGCAGTTCTACCATCACTTCTACTGcctctaataatttttatcgctcGCGAGTAACGTCGAGAAACAATGATGTGCATGATACACCATCACCGGAGAACATTTTACCTCATTTACCTCCTTAG
- the LOC108003559 gene encoding mesoderm induction early response protein 1 isoform X6: MPLKDLLAMYGYGDPSTENSNSSDRMLIPSGSGDPEIEGQYSDKGDNDADDDEDDDEADATSNEPDLKQFYTEMLVKGKDSSSLVSGSTMKGNNTNSVGTGDNSRRHRIHDDDEDDEEGEVEECSMMDGCSNNESTRTTSTIGSNTAKCSSITALASCTTNDNTGGGVEINVSSGMVDGGEDGIVSSGIGTSRLLRSVSRPQSEEEEDDCDYSPDEEEWKKTIMVGINYQAAIPEGLCHYDDALPYENEDKMLWDPSHIPEEETEEFLERAQLPAVKGGSLPTGSHIRDDEQALYLLLQCGYNLEEALRRRRMNVVPPTDAVSLWSEEECHNFESGLRSYGKDFHLIQKNKVRTRSVGELVQFYYLWKKTERHDIFTYKARLEKKKYALHPGITRDYMDRFLEEQEGVRDRSSSPNVHCLLYGDAKRQRSTVSVPNNEEAKSAEPWDGSVIDSLVDSNGPTPVPPPPPPPPPPPPISTAVTVSSGSVSTILSTSIYCTATTRHSDCSPSDSSYTNPHMWSNLTSRNHSTSCIVTTISINTTTSSTVPMVTAIGITSTVTSSSTITSTASNNFYRSRVTSRNNDVHDTPSPENILPHLPP; this comes from the exons ATGCCACTAAAAGACCTACTTGCGATGTATGGATACGGGGATCCATCAACGGAAAATTCAAACAGTTCAGATCGAATGTTAATTCCATCTGGAAGCGGCGATCCAGAAATTGAAGGACAATATTCAGATAAAGGAGATAATGATGCAGATGATGATGAAGATGATGATGAAGCGGATGCAACTAGTAATGAACCAGAtctcaaacaattttatacagaaatgttggtaaaaggaaaagattcaTCGTCGTTAGTATCAGGATCAACAATGAAAGGAAATAATACCAATAGTGTAGGTACTGGAGATAATAGCAGACGACATAGAATTCATGACGATGATGAAGATGATGAAGAAGGTGAAGTGGAAGAATGTTCTATGATGGATGGTTGTAGTAACAATGAAAGCACAAGAACAACTTCAACTATTGGTAGTAATACTGCTAAATGTAGCAGTATAACCGCACTTGCTAGCTGTACAACAAATGATAATACTGGTGGTGGAGTAGAAATTAATGTTAGCAGTGGTATGGTAGACGGAGGAGAAGATGGAATAGTTAGTAGTGGTATAGGCACATCAAGATTACTAAGAAGTGTTTCACGACCACaaagcgaagaagaagaagatgattGTGATTATAGTCCAGATgaagaagaatggaaaaagaCAATCATGGTTGGTATTAATTATCAAGCAGCTATACCAGAAGGTCTTTGCCATTATGACGATGCTTTACCTTATGAAAATGAGGATAAGATGTTATGGGATCCTAGCCATATACCTGAAGAGGAAACTGAAGAGTTCTTAGAACGGGCACAATTACCAGCTGTAAAAGGTGGTTCTCTTCCTACAGGGTCACATATCAGAGATGATGAACaagctttatatttattgttacaatGTGGCTATAATCTTGAAGAGGCATTAAGGAGACGAAGAATGAACGTCGTACCACCAACAGATGCTGTTAGTCTGTGGTCAGAAGAAGAGTGTCATAATTTTGAATCTGGATTACGAAGTTATGGAAAAGATTTCCatcttatacaaaaaaataag gtTAGAACGCGATCTGTTGGAGAATTAgtgcaattttattatctttggaAGAAAACAGAAAGGcatgatatatttacatacaaaGCTcgtttggaaaagaaaaaatatgctTTACATCCTGGTATCAC CAGGGACTATATGGACCGATTTCTGGAAGAACAAGAGGGTGTTCGCGATCGTAGCAGTTCACCAAACGTTCATTGTTTACTATACGGTGATGCGAAACGACAAAGGTCAACCGTTAGTGTTCCAAATAATGAGGAAGCAAAATCAGCGGAACCATGGGATGGTTCTGTAATTGATTCTTTAGTAGATTCAAATGGACCGACGCCAGTACCACCGCCACCCCCACCTCCACCTCCACCACCACCGATATCAACTGCTGTAACTGTATCTTCAGGTTCTGTTTCAACTATATTGTCAACATCTATATATTGTACTGCGACAACtcgtcattccgattgttCACCGTCCGATTCTAGCTATACAAATCCACATATGTGGTCGAATTTAACATCTCGAAATCATTCTACCTCCTGTATCGTAACGACGATCTCAATAAATACGACAACTTCAAGTACTGTTCCAATGGTTACGGCCATTGGAATCACAAGCACGGTTACAAGCAGTTCTACCATCACTTCTACTGcctctaataatttttatcgctcGCGAGTAACGTCGAGAAACAATGATGTGCATGATACACCATCACCGGAGAACATTTTACCTCATTTACCTCCTTAG